GAGTTTGTCATTAGGGCAAAGCAAAGCAGCTGATGCTTTACCCACTAACCAGCGGTTGATCGCCTTTCATAAAGATCCATCGGTAGATAAGGGGTTGCCTGCTTTGTTTTTTCAATTCGGGCGGTATTTATCTATTAGCAGCACCAGGGTAGGGCTGTTGCCGCCAAACCTGCAAGGTTTGTGGGCTAACCAGGTACAAACTCCATGGAATGGCGATTACCACCTGGATGTAAACGTACAAATGAACCATTGGCCGGTTGAGGTAGCTAATCTATCCGAACTTAACCTGCCACTTGCTGATTTAGTGCAAGGCATGATAGAACCGGGTAAACGCACGGCCAAAGCCTATTACAATGCCGATGGCTGGGTAGCCCATGTTATCACTAACATTTGGGGCTTTACCGAGCCGGGAGAGAGTGCCTCATGGGGGATAACCAAGGCCGGTTCGGGCTGGTTGTGTAATAACCTGTGGGATCATTATGCGTTTAGCAATGATAAGGCTTACCTCAAAAAGATCTATCCTATACTAAAAGGCTCGGCACAGTTTTACAGCAGCATCCTCACTAAAGATAAAAAAACAGGCTGGCTGGTAACTTCACCATCATCATCGCCCGAAAATAGTTTTTACCTGCCTAACGGCAAACATGCCAGTATTTGCATCGGCGCTACTATTGATAATCAGATCATCCGGGAGTTGTTTAATAATGTGATCATCGCCTCAAAAACATTGGGTATTGACGCAGCTTTCAGCACCCAATTAAAGGATAAACTAAAAAGCCTGCCACCGGCAGTTAACATCGCCAAAGATGGGCGGGTAATGGAGTGGCTGGAAGATTATAAGGAAACCGACCCGCAGCATCGCCATATTTCTCATTTATACGGACTATACCCTGCTCAACTGATTACGGCGGACGGTACACCTGAATGGGCTGAAGCGGCTAAAAAAACACTTGAACTTAGGGGAGATGACGGCCCGAGCTGGACGATTGCCTACAAGCTGCTGTTCTGGGCGCGCCTGCATGATGGCACCAGGGCATACAAACTGTTCACCGAAATTATGAAACCTACCGAGCGAACTGATATTAATTATGGTGCAGGCGGCGGTATCTATCCCAACTTATTATCAGCAGGCCCGCCTTTCCAGATTGATGGCAACTTTGGCACCACGGCAGGCATAGCCGAAATGCTCATCCAAAGTCATGAAGGGTATATTAACCTGCTGCCCGCCATACCTGATAGCTGGAAAGCCGAGGGGACAGCCAAAGGCTTTAGGGCGAGAGGTAACTTTACGGTTGATTTTAGCTGGAAAAACGGTAAGGTTATTAGTTATAAAGTAACATCTTCAACACCAAAAATAGTAAAGCTAAAAGTAAACGGTAAATTCATCACCATTAAAGCCGTAAAAGCCTGAACATGTTTATCAGTATAAAAAAAAGCGGACTGTGCATAGCATTGCTATGCCTGTGCGCCACCCTGTCAACCGCTGCCATTGGGCAGTCAAAAACCATCCGTATATCGTATGGAATAAACCGATACATCGCATACAACCTGAGTACCGGGCAGTACGATGTTCACCAAAATGGAACCCAGGTTTTTAACCGTATTTCAGCATCGGTGATTGTTAACGGTCAAGCCTTATCGTCAACAAAATATACAAAGCGTACTTACACCAAAGCTGTTGTTAAAACCGGCTTCGGTAAGGGTATGAGGCATATTATCAGCTTATCGGCTAACGGCTTGCCAACAATGCAGCAGGTGTTTTACACGTATAACAGCGGGAGCTTTTTTACGCAATTAATTATAAAAGGCAAGGCCATAAACACCAATAACATGGTGCCGTTTGAGGGCGGTTTTAAGCAGATCAGCGGCGATGTGTATTCGCTTTTTATGCCTTTTGATAACGATACTTTTATCAGCTATAACGCAAAGCCATTTAAGGGCAATGAAAAGGTAACCAGTGCCGAAGTGGGGGCGGTTTATGATAACGATACACGTGGTGGGTTGGTGGTTGGCTCGGTTGAGCATGTGGTTTGGAAGACCGGCGTAACCACCGCTGCTGCGGAAAGCAATACCATAAAAGCTACTGCTGGCTATACCGAAGAGGGCGTTACCCGCGATAAGATAGCCCACGGTATGGTAAGCGGGAGTGAGGTATGCTCGCCGCTGATATTTGTTGGTTATTTTGCTGATTACCGCGCAGGCCTCGAGGCATTTGGTAAAGCTAACCGTACAGCCGAGCCGCCTTTTGTAGCCAAATGGACAAAACCCACACCCGTAGGCTGGAATAGCTGGGGCGTGATGCAGGAAAAGTTGACCTTTGATAAAGCCATCAAGGTGGCTGATTTTTTTGCCGATAGTTTGAAAGGCTTTCGTTCAGGTAACACCGCTTACATTGATCTGGATTCTTACTGGGATAATATGCTGGTTAATAAAAATGGCGAGCGTGATTTTTCAAACCTGAAAGAGTTTGCTGATCACTGCAAGGCCAAGGGTTTACAGCCCGGCATTTACTGGGCGCCTTTTACGGATTGGGGTTTTAAATCAGGCCCTGACAGGAAGATGGAAGGCAGCGACCATACCTGGGGCGAAGCCTGGACAAAGATAGGCAACCAATACCATGAGCTTGACGGCGCAAGGGCCATCGATCCAACGCACCCGGGCACACAGGCGCGTATCAATTACATGATCGATCATTTTAAGTCCTGCGGTTTTACCATGATCAAGATCGACTTTTTAGGCCACGCGGCTGTAGAGTCGACAGGCTTTTATGATAAAGGCATAACCACAGGTATGCAGGCTTACCGCAAGGGCATGGAGTATTTGATTAAACGTATCGACGGACAAATGCTGATCTATGCCGCTATATCGCCAAGTTTGGCCAGCGGTCGATATGTACATACCCGCCGCATAGCTTGCGATGCGTTTAAATCCATTAAAGACAGCCGTTATACTTTAAACAGCGTAACGTATGGCTGGTGGCAAAGTTATGTGTATGATTATGTAGATGCCGACCACATTGTGTTTTCAACCGAAAGCGAAGGAGCAAACCGCGCACGTTTGCTATCAGGCGTAATAACAGGTACATTGATTACCGGTGATGATTACTCCGAGGATGGCCCGTGGAAAGCCCGTGCCAAGGAGTATCTGCAAAATCTGGAATTGTTAGCCATCGTAAAAAATGGAAAAGCGTTTAAACCTGTTGACGGTAACATGGGTGAGGGCGCGTCGTCAATATTTGTTAATAAAATAGGGAGGCGTTACTACGTAGCGGTTTTTAATTATACCGATAAGGAAGCGACTGTTAAGCTTGATGCAAAACGTTTAGGCATACCGGCTAAGTGTAGCGTAACGGAGATTTTAGGTAAGCAGAAGTTAGGTTCTTATCGAGACGAAATGGGTGTATCGTTACTTCCGGCGGACGCGATTATTTACCGGTTTGATCCTGACCCTTCTTAAACGGCGAAGCCCTCATGAGCACCGCTAAAAATAATAGTAGCGAATAATCCTCCCCGAGGGGGAGGACTTTTTAAGGTATTTCTTATTAATCTTCGTGGTATAGTTCACCGGCTTTTTCGGCTGAGAACTTGATGCCTTTTATCATGGCGGAGCTGAAGCCGTGGTGTTCCATCTCGTTCAGGCCGGCAATGGTACAGCCTTTGGGTGAGGTTACTTTGTCTATTTCCTGCTCGGGGTGTGATGACAACTGCAACAGCAGATCTGCAGCGCCTTTAGCGGTTTGTGCCGCCATGCGTAAGGCATCCTGCGCGTGAAAACCAATCTCGGTACCACCTTGCGATGCCGCGCGTATCGATCTTAAAAAAAACGCGATACCGCAGGCACAAAGCGCCGTGGCCGACGTCATCAGTTCTTCGTTTATCTGTATGGTAACGCCAACGGTATTGAACAGCGAGCGTACCAGGTTTACGTTTTTGGGCGAACCGTTATCGGTAGCAATACACGTCATGGATTGACCAATGGCGATAGCGGTATTGGGCATGGCCCTAACCACCTGAATGTTCATCTCCAGGTATCGGCGGATATCATCACAGCTAACACCCGATATCACTGAAACCAATAGCTGTTTC
This genomic interval from Mucilaginibacter defluvii contains the following:
- a CDS encoding glycoside hydrolase family 95 protein, which produces MRFYTRYLQFFALLIFVSTSAVNAQSLKLWYDKPARVWEETLPLGNGRLGMMPDGGVSNEKIVLNDITLWSGAPQDANNYEAYKYLPQIRRLLDEGKNEEAQDLIDKNFVCKAPGSGDVPFGCYQVFGDLNIKFNYGDGKYPQYSNYRRELSLKNAVAMASYTVNGVTYRREYFTSFGDDVSVIHLTADKKGMLNLSISLSRPERAEVSIAGNTLQMAGGLKSGTDKPGMQFLANVKAVLKGGSQSTANNTLEIKSADEVTLFITMGTDYKDGAYKQKLVSLLNVAIKKPYHQQKQEHIARFQKLFGRLSLSLGQSKAADALPTNQRLIAFHKDPSVDKGLPALFFQFGRYLSISSTRVGLLPPNLQGLWANQVQTPWNGDYHLDVNVQMNHWPVEVANLSELNLPLADLVQGMIEPGKRTAKAYYNADGWVAHVITNIWGFTEPGESASWGITKAGSGWLCNNLWDHYAFSNDKAYLKKIYPILKGSAQFYSSILTKDKKTGWLVTSPSSSPENSFYLPNGKHASICIGATIDNQIIRELFNNVIIASKTLGIDAAFSTQLKDKLKSLPPAVNIAKDGRVMEWLEDYKETDPQHRHISHLYGLYPAQLITADGTPEWAEAAKKTLELRGDDGPSWTIAYKLLFWARLHDGTRAYKLFTEIMKPTERTDINYGAGGGIYPNLLSAGPPFQIDGNFGTTAGIAEMLIQSHEGYINLLPAIPDSWKAEGTAKGFRARGNFTVDFSWKNGKVISYKVTSSTPKIVKLKVNGKFITIKAVKA
- a CDS encoding alpha-galactosidase, with amino-acid sequence MFISIKKSGLCIALLCLCATLSTAAIGQSKTIRISYGINRYIAYNLSTGQYDVHQNGTQVFNRISASVIVNGQALSSTKYTKRTYTKAVVKTGFGKGMRHIISLSANGLPTMQQVFYTYNSGSFFTQLIIKGKAINTNNMVPFEGGFKQISGDVYSLFMPFDNDTFISYNAKPFKGNEKVTSAEVGAVYDNDTRGGLVVGSVEHVVWKTGVTTAAAESNTIKATAGYTEEGVTRDKIAHGMVSGSEVCSPLIFVGYFADYRAGLEAFGKANRTAEPPFVAKWTKPTPVGWNSWGVMQEKLTFDKAIKVADFFADSLKGFRSGNTAYIDLDSYWDNMLVNKNGERDFSNLKEFADHCKAKGLQPGIYWAPFTDWGFKSGPDRKMEGSDHTWGEAWTKIGNQYHELDGARAIDPTHPGTQARINYMIDHFKSCGFTMIKIDFLGHAAVESTGFYDKGITTGMQAYRKGMEYLIKRIDGQMLIYAAISPSLASGRYVHTRRIACDAFKSIKDSRYTLNSVTYGWWQSYVYDYVDADHIVFSTESEGANRARLLSGVITGTLITGDDYSEDGPWKARAKEYLQNLELLAIVKNGKAFKPVDGNMGEGASSIFVNKIGRRYYVAVFNYTDKEATVKLDAKRLGIPAKCSVTEILGKQKLGSYRDEMGVSLLPADAIIYRFDPDPS
- the proC gene encoding pyrroline-5-carboxylate reductase, with the translated sequence MNANQQIAILGSGNIGLSLAKGLVTANICQPSQVILTRRNIEALAEYEEQGYQTTSANLKAVKKADIVVLAVLPQQLNKLLDEIKPAIKSEKQLLVSVISGVSCDDIRRYLEMNIQVVRAMPNTAIAIGQSMTCIATDNGSPKNVNLVRSLFNTVGVTIQINEELMTSATALCACGIAFFLRSIRAASQGGTEIGFHAQDALRMAAQTAKGAADLLLQLSSHPEQEIDKVTSPKGCTIAGLNEMEHHGFSSAMIKGIKFSAEKAGELYHED